In a genomic window of Azospirillum lipoferum 4B:
- the znuC gene encoding zinc ABC transporter ATP-binding protein ZnuC, which produces MSTPHTRRDASALFAGPLAWTEDLTVRFGRRTVLDRVNVAVQPGEVVTLIGPNGAGKTTLVRAVLGLVAPDGGRVLRRPNLRIGYMPQKLSVDQTLPLTVRRFLKLWRPVAADRVEAALEEAGVARLADSAVQTISGGEMQRVLLARALLGDPNLLVLDEPDQAVDVHGQAELFNRIAQVRQRRGCGVLLVSHDLHTVMARTDRVICLNGHVCCSGRPEDVSRHPEYHALFGGHAGDLAVYVHHHDHAHAEDGKVVPDHDGGCCHG; this is translated from the coding sequence ATGTCAACACCCCACACACGCCGTGATGCCTCCGCGCTCTTCGCCGGTCCGCTCGCCTGGACCGAGGATCTGACCGTCCGCTTCGGCCGCCGCACCGTGCTGGACCGCGTCAACGTCGCCGTCCAGCCGGGGGAGGTGGTGACGTTGATCGGCCCGAATGGGGCCGGCAAGACGACACTGGTGCGCGCCGTGCTGGGGCTGGTGGCGCCCGATGGCGGGCGGGTGCTGCGGCGTCCGAACCTGCGCATCGGCTACATGCCGCAGAAGCTGTCGGTGGATCAGACGCTGCCGCTGACCGTGCGCCGGTTCCTGAAGCTGTGGCGGCCGGTGGCCGCCGACCGGGTGGAGGCGGCGCTGGAGGAGGCCGGGGTGGCGCGGCTGGCCGACTCGGCGGTGCAGACCATCTCGGGCGGCGAGATGCAGCGGGTGCTGCTGGCCCGCGCCCTGCTGGGCGACCCCAACCTGCTGGTCCTGGACGAACCCGATCAGGCGGTGGACGTCCATGGCCAGGCGGAGTTGTTCAACCGCATCGCCCAGGTGCGGCAGCGGCGCGGCTGCGGCGTGCTGCTGGTCAGCCACGACCTGCACACGGTGATGGCGCGCACCGACCGGGTGATCTGCCTGAACGGCCATGTCTGCTGTTCCGGCCGGCCGGAGGATGTCAGCCGCCACCCCGAATATCATGCCCTGTTCGGCGGCCATGCCGGCGACCTCGCCGTCTATGTCCATCACCACGACCACGCCCATGCCGAGGACGGCAAGGTCGTGCCCGACCATGACGGGGGCTGCTGCCATGGATGA
- the znuB gene encoding zinc ABC transporter permease subunit ZnuB has product MDDFVIRALLAGGGIALLAGPLGSFVVWRRMAYFGDTLAHSALLGVTLGFLLGVNPMVGVMAVCVTLALALVALQRRRTLAADTLLGILSHGSLSLGLVALAFLETLRVDLMAYLFGDILSVTDGDLMAIYGGGAVALTGLALLWRRLLAVTVDEDLARVEGMPVDALRLAFMLLIALVIAIAMKIVGILLITSLLIIPAAAARRFARTPEGMAALASILGVVAVVAGLLASLNWDLPGGPSVVVAAAALFLLGSLVPLRR; this is encoded by the coding sequence ATGGATGATTTCGTGATCCGCGCCCTGCTCGCCGGCGGCGGCATCGCCCTGCTGGCCGGGCCGCTGGGATCCTTCGTGGTGTGGCGGCGCATGGCCTATTTCGGCGACACGCTGGCCCATTCGGCCCTGCTGGGGGTGACGCTGGGCTTCCTGCTGGGCGTCAACCCGATGGTCGGCGTGATGGCGGTCTGCGTGACGCTGGCGCTGGCGCTGGTGGCCTTGCAGCGGCGGCGCACGCTGGCGGCCGACACGCTGCTGGGCATCCTGTCGCACGGCTCGCTGTCGCTCGGGCTGGTGGCCCTGGCCTTCCTGGAGACGCTGCGTGTCGATCTGATGGCCTATCTGTTCGGTGATATCCTGTCGGTGACCGACGGTGACCTGATGGCGATCTATGGCGGCGGCGCGGTGGCGCTGACCGGGCTGGCGCTGCTGTGGCGCCGGCTGCTGGCGGTGACGGTCGACGAGGATCTGGCGCGGGTGGAGGGCATGCCGGTCGACGCCCTGCGGCTGGCCTTCATGCTGCTGATCGCGCTGGTGATCGCCATTGCCATGAAGATCGTCGGCATCCTGCTGATCACCTCGCTGCTGATCATCCCGGCCGCCGCCGCCCGCCGTTTCGCCCGCACGCCGGAAGGCATGGCGGCGCTGGCCTCGATCCTGGGTGTCGTGGCGGTGGTTGCCGGGCTGTTGGCGTCGCTGAACTGGGATCTGCCGGGTGGGCCGAGCGTGGTGGTGGCCGCCGCCGCCCTGTTCCTGCTGGGATCGCTGGTGCCGCTGCGGCGCTGA